The following proteins are encoded in a genomic region of Galbibacter sp. BG1:
- a CDS encoding low molecular weight protein-tyrosine-phosphatase codes for MQVKVLMVCLGNICRSPLAEGILKSKVNPENVFVDSAGTSNYHIGSKPDPRSIEIAAKYNIDITDQRGRQFTQKDFDDFDLIFAMDNSNYFNIIQQARSEADRAKVHLILNKIAPDENMDVPDPYYGGATGFENVYKMLDKATDVIVRDISKL; via the coding sequence ATGCAAGTAAAGGTTCTCATGGTTTGCCTTGGAAACATATGCAGATCGCCATTGGCGGAAGGCATTTTGAAATCTAAAGTTAACCCTGAAAACGTATTTGTGGATTCTGCTGGAACTTCCAATTACCATATCGGTTCTAAACCAGACCCAAGGTCTATTGAAATAGCAGCCAAATACAATATTGATATTACCGACCAACGCGGGAGACAATTCACTCAAAAAGATTTTGATGATTTCGATCTTATTTTTGCAATGGATAACAGCAACTACTTCAACATTATCCAGCAAGCCAGAAGCGAAGCAGACAGAGCTAAAGTACACCTCATCCTAAACAAAATAGCGCCAGATGAAAACATGGACGTCCCAGACCCCTATTATGGTGGCGCCACAGGTTTTGAAAATGTTTATAAAATGCTGGATAAAGCAACTGATGTCATTGT